One genomic segment of Elgaria multicarinata webbii isolate HBS135686 ecotype San Diego chromosome 21, rElgMul1.1.pri, whole genome shotgun sequence includes these proteins:
- the LOC134412133 gene encoding death-associated protein kinase 2-like isoform X1, producing MVLRGLPPPAQQQLMAKDGGGATLLPGGQAGNPTAEAQQETPCSLEDDDEVFVKTDGQAPSPRAATFRHGSVEELYELLEKLGSGHFGVVRRCRERSTDTFYAAKSVKVRKRRGSRLGLDREQVEREVSILQQLRHPNVMYLHDVFASKAETVLILELIHGGELFDFIAEKEMLTEAEAIPFLQQILLGVAYMHSRHVTHFDLKPENIMLFQKDVPNPTIKIIDFGLAQKLEEGAAFKSLCGTPQYIAPEVINYEALSSATDMWSIGVITYILLSGMSPFQGETDAETLSNVVSGTYEFEEKYFSQTSEMAKDFIQQLLVKDPGSRMTAAECLIHPWIKPLNRKQAVNRSRSSINMKNFRKFNARRKWKLSYNMVSACNRLCRMRLLCQQRREEEENLRDCESDQEDSASSPVALLRRRRSICS from the exons ATGGTACTGAGGGGGCTGCCCCCCCCAGCTCAGCAGCAG CTGATGGCCAAGGATGGCGGCGGAGCCACGCTCCTGCCGGGCGGCCAGGCAGGGAACCCAACTGCAGAGGCCCAG CAGGAGACGCCGTGTAGCCTGGAGGATGACGACGAAGTTTTTGTGAAGACAGATGGCCAAGCGCCAAGCCCCAGGGCAGCCACATTCCGTCACGGCAGTGTGGAGGAGCTGTATGAGCTGCTGGAGAAGCTGGGCAG CGGACACTTTGGGGTGGTGCGACGCTGCCGGGAGCGGAGCACGGACACCTTCTACGCTGCCAAGTCCGTGAAGGTGCGGAAGCGCAGGGGCAGCCGGCTGGGCCTGGACCGGGAGCAGGTGGAGCGGGAGGTCAGCATCCTGCAGCAGCTACGCCACCCCAACGTCATGTACCTGCACGACGTCTTCGCCAGCAAGGCCGAGACGGTCTTGATCCTGGAGCT CATCCACGGGGGCGAGCTCTTTGACTTCATTGCGGAGAAGGAGATGCTGACGGAGGCCGAAGCCATCCCGTTCTTGCAGCAGATCCTGCTGGGCGTGGCCTACATGCACTCCCGCCACGTCACACACTTCGACCTCAAG CCGGAGAACATCATGCTGTTTCAGAAGGACGTCCCCAACCCCACCATCAAGATCATTGACTTTGGCCTGGCGCAAAAGCTGGAGGAAGGCGCCGCCTTCAAAAGCCTGTGTGGGACCCCGCAGTACATTG CTCCCGAGGTGATCAACTACGAGGCTCTGAGCTCAGCAACCGACATGTG GAGCATCGGTGTCATCACGTACATCTT GCTGAGCGGCATGTCCCCCTTCCAGGGGGAGACAGATGCAGAGACCCTCTCCAACGTCGTCTCTGGCACCTATGAGTTTGAGGAGAAGTATTTTAGCCAAACCTCCGAGATGGCCAAGGACTTCATCCAGCAGCTCCTGGTGAAGGATCCTGG GAGCCGAATGACTGCAGCAGAGTGCCTCATCCACCCATGGATCAAG ccCCTGAACCGGAAGCAAGCCGTGAACCGGAGCCGTTCCTCCATCAACATGAAGAACTTCCGCAAGTTCAACGCCCGCCGGAAGTGGAAG CTCTCCTACAACATGGTGTCCGCGTGCAACCGCCTGTGCCGCATGCGCCTCTTGTGCCAgcagaggagagaggaggaggagaacctg CGCGATTGTGAGAGTGACCAGGAAGACAGTGCCAGCAGCCCTGTGGCTCTGCTCCGCCGACGAAGAAGCATCTGCTCCTGA
- the LOC134412133 gene encoding death-associated protein kinase 2-like isoform X3, which produces MLMAKDGGGATLLPGGQAGNPTAEAQQETPCSLEDDDEVFVKTDGQAPSPRAATFRHGSVEELYELLEKLGSGHFGVVRRCRERSTDTFYAAKSVKVRKRRGSRLGLDREQVEREVSILQQLRHPNVMYLHDVFASKAETVLILELIHGGELFDFIAEKEMLTEAEAIPFLQQILLGVAYMHSRHVTHFDLKPENIMLFQKDVPNPTIKIIDFGLAQKLEEGAAFKSLCGTPQYIAPEVINYEALSSATDMWSIGVITYILLSGMSPFQGETDAETLSNVVSGTYEFEEKYFSQTSEMAKDFIQQLLVKDPGSRMTAAECLIHPWIKPLNRKQAVNRSRSSINMKNFRKFNARRKWKLSYNMVSACNRLCRMRLLCQQRREEEENLRDCESDQEDSASSPVALLRRRRSICS; this is translated from the exons ATG CTGATGGCCAAGGATGGCGGCGGAGCCACGCTCCTGCCGGGCGGCCAGGCAGGGAACCCAACTGCAGAGGCCCAG CAGGAGACGCCGTGTAGCCTGGAGGATGACGACGAAGTTTTTGTGAAGACAGATGGCCAAGCGCCAAGCCCCAGGGCAGCCACATTCCGTCACGGCAGTGTGGAGGAGCTGTATGAGCTGCTGGAGAAGCTGGGCAG CGGACACTTTGGGGTGGTGCGACGCTGCCGGGAGCGGAGCACGGACACCTTCTACGCTGCCAAGTCCGTGAAGGTGCGGAAGCGCAGGGGCAGCCGGCTGGGCCTGGACCGGGAGCAGGTGGAGCGGGAGGTCAGCATCCTGCAGCAGCTACGCCACCCCAACGTCATGTACCTGCACGACGTCTTCGCCAGCAAGGCCGAGACGGTCTTGATCCTGGAGCT CATCCACGGGGGCGAGCTCTTTGACTTCATTGCGGAGAAGGAGATGCTGACGGAGGCCGAAGCCATCCCGTTCTTGCAGCAGATCCTGCTGGGCGTGGCCTACATGCACTCCCGCCACGTCACACACTTCGACCTCAAG CCGGAGAACATCATGCTGTTTCAGAAGGACGTCCCCAACCCCACCATCAAGATCATTGACTTTGGCCTGGCGCAAAAGCTGGAGGAAGGCGCCGCCTTCAAAAGCCTGTGTGGGACCCCGCAGTACATTG CTCCCGAGGTGATCAACTACGAGGCTCTGAGCTCAGCAACCGACATGTG GAGCATCGGTGTCATCACGTACATCTT GCTGAGCGGCATGTCCCCCTTCCAGGGGGAGACAGATGCAGAGACCCTCTCCAACGTCGTCTCTGGCACCTATGAGTTTGAGGAGAAGTATTTTAGCCAAACCTCCGAGATGGCCAAGGACTTCATCCAGCAGCTCCTGGTGAAGGATCCTGG GAGCCGAATGACTGCAGCAGAGTGCCTCATCCACCCATGGATCAAG ccCCTGAACCGGAAGCAAGCCGTGAACCGGAGCCGTTCCTCCATCAACATGAAGAACTTCCGCAAGTTCAACGCCCGCCGGAAGTGGAAG CTCTCCTACAACATGGTGTCCGCGTGCAACCGCCTGTGCCGCATGCGCCTCTTGTGCCAgcagaggagagaggaggaggagaacctg CGCGATTGTGAGAGTGACCAGGAAGACAGTGCCAGCAGCCCTGTGGCTCTGCTCCGCCGACGAAGAAGCATCTGCTCCTGA
- the LOC134412133 gene encoding death-associated protein kinase 2-like isoform X2, whose protein sequence is MVLRGLPPPAQQQLMAKDGGGATLLPGGQAGNPTAEAQETPCSLEDDDEVFVKTDGQAPSPRAATFRHGSVEELYELLEKLGSGHFGVVRRCRERSTDTFYAAKSVKVRKRRGSRLGLDREQVEREVSILQQLRHPNVMYLHDVFASKAETVLILELIHGGELFDFIAEKEMLTEAEAIPFLQQILLGVAYMHSRHVTHFDLKPENIMLFQKDVPNPTIKIIDFGLAQKLEEGAAFKSLCGTPQYIAPEVINYEALSSATDMWSIGVITYILLSGMSPFQGETDAETLSNVVSGTYEFEEKYFSQTSEMAKDFIQQLLVKDPGSRMTAAECLIHPWIKPLNRKQAVNRSRSSINMKNFRKFNARRKWKLSYNMVSACNRLCRMRLLCQQRREEEENLRDCESDQEDSASSPVALLRRRRSICS, encoded by the exons ATGGTACTGAGGGGGCTGCCCCCCCCAGCTCAGCAGCAG CTGATGGCCAAGGATGGCGGCGGAGCCACGCTCCTGCCGGGCGGCCAGGCAGGGAACCCAACTGCAGAGGCCCAG GAGACGCCGTGTAGCCTGGAGGATGACGACGAAGTTTTTGTGAAGACAGATGGCCAAGCGCCAAGCCCCAGGGCAGCCACATTCCGTCACGGCAGTGTGGAGGAGCTGTATGAGCTGCTGGAGAAGCTGGGCAG CGGACACTTTGGGGTGGTGCGACGCTGCCGGGAGCGGAGCACGGACACCTTCTACGCTGCCAAGTCCGTGAAGGTGCGGAAGCGCAGGGGCAGCCGGCTGGGCCTGGACCGGGAGCAGGTGGAGCGGGAGGTCAGCATCCTGCAGCAGCTACGCCACCCCAACGTCATGTACCTGCACGACGTCTTCGCCAGCAAGGCCGAGACGGTCTTGATCCTGGAGCT CATCCACGGGGGCGAGCTCTTTGACTTCATTGCGGAGAAGGAGATGCTGACGGAGGCCGAAGCCATCCCGTTCTTGCAGCAGATCCTGCTGGGCGTGGCCTACATGCACTCCCGCCACGTCACACACTTCGACCTCAAG CCGGAGAACATCATGCTGTTTCAGAAGGACGTCCCCAACCCCACCATCAAGATCATTGACTTTGGCCTGGCGCAAAAGCTGGAGGAAGGCGCCGCCTTCAAAAGCCTGTGTGGGACCCCGCAGTACATTG CTCCCGAGGTGATCAACTACGAGGCTCTGAGCTCAGCAACCGACATGTG GAGCATCGGTGTCATCACGTACATCTT GCTGAGCGGCATGTCCCCCTTCCAGGGGGAGACAGATGCAGAGACCCTCTCCAACGTCGTCTCTGGCACCTATGAGTTTGAGGAGAAGTATTTTAGCCAAACCTCCGAGATGGCCAAGGACTTCATCCAGCAGCTCCTGGTGAAGGATCCTGG GAGCCGAATGACTGCAGCAGAGTGCCTCATCCACCCATGGATCAAG ccCCTGAACCGGAAGCAAGCCGTGAACCGGAGCCGTTCCTCCATCAACATGAAGAACTTCCGCAAGTTCAACGCCCGCCGGAAGTGGAAG CTCTCCTACAACATGGTGTCCGCGTGCAACCGCCTGTGCCGCATGCGCCTCTTGTGCCAgcagaggagagaggaggaggagaacctg CGCGATTGTGAGAGTGACCAGGAAGACAGTGCCAGCAGCCCTGTGGCTCTGCTCCGCCGACGAAGAAGCATCTGCTCCTGA
- the LOC134412133 gene encoding death-associated protein kinase 2-like isoform X4 produces the protein MAKDGGGATLLPGGQAGNPTAEAQQETPCSLEDDDEVFVKTDGQAPSPRAATFRHGSVEELYELLEKLGSGHFGVVRRCRERSTDTFYAAKSVKVRKRRGSRLGLDREQVEREVSILQQLRHPNVMYLHDVFASKAETVLILELIHGGELFDFIAEKEMLTEAEAIPFLQQILLGVAYMHSRHVTHFDLKPENIMLFQKDVPNPTIKIIDFGLAQKLEEGAAFKSLCGTPQYIAPEVINYEALSSATDMWSIGVITYILLSGMSPFQGETDAETLSNVVSGTYEFEEKYFSQTSEMAKDFIQQLLVKDPGSRMTAAECLIHPWIKPLNRKQAVNRSRSSINMKNFRKFNARRKWKLSYNMVSACNRLCRMRLLCQQRREEEENLRDCESDQEDSASSPVALLRRRRSICS, from the exons ATGGCCAAGGATGGCGGCGGAGCCACGCTCCTGCCGGGCGGCCAGGCAGGGAACCCAACTGCAGAGGCCCAG CAGGAGACGCCGTGTAGCCTGGAGGATGACGACGAAGTTTTTGTGAAGACAGATGGCCAAGCGCCAAGCCCCAGGGCAGCCACATTCCGTCACGGCAGTGTGGAGGAGCTGTATGAGCTGCTGGAGAAGCTGGGCAG CGGACACTTTGGGGTGGTGCGACGCTGCCGGGAGCGGAGCACGGACACCTTCTACGCTGCCAAGTCCGTGAAGGTGCGGAAGCGCAGGGGCAGCCGGCTGGGCCTGGACCGGGAGCAGGTGGAGCGGGAGGTCAGCATCCTGCAGCAGCTACGCCACCCCAACGTCATGTACCTGCACGACGTCTTCGCCAGCAAGGCCGAGACGGTCTTGATCCTGGAGCT CATCCACGGGGGCGAGCTCTTTGACTTCATTGCGGAGAAGGAGATGCTGACGGAGGCCGAAGCCATCCCGTTCTTGCAGCAGATCCTGCTGGGCGTGGCCTACATGCACTCCCGCCACGTCACACACTTCGACCTCAAG CCGGAGAACATCATGCTGTTTCAGAAGGACGTCCCCAACCCCACCATCAAGATCATTGACTTTGGCCTGGCGCAAAAGCTGGAGGAAGGCGCCGCCTTCAAAAGCCTGTGTGGGACCCCGCAGTACATTG CTCCCGAGGTGATCAACTACGAGGCTCTGAGCTCAGCAACCGACATGTG GAGCATCGGTGTCATCACGTACATCTT GCTGAGCGGCATGTCCCCCTTCCAGGGGGAGACAGATGCAGAGACCCTCTCCAACGTCGTCTCTGGCACCTATGAGTTTGAGGAGAAGTATTTTAGCCAAACCTCCGAGATGGCCAAGGACTTCATCCAGCAGCTCCTGGTGAAGGATCCTGG GAGCCGAATGACTGCAGCAGAGTGCCTCATCCACCCATGGATCAAG ccCCTGAACCGGAAGCAAGCCGTGAACCGGAGCCGTTCCTCCATCAACATGAAGAACTTCCGCAAGTTCAACGCCCGCCGGAAGTGGAAG CTCTCCTACAACATGGTGTCCGCGTGCAACCGCCTGTGCCGCATGCGCCTCTTGTGCCAgcagaggagagaggaggaggagaacctg CGCGATTGTGAGAGTGACCAGGAAGACAGTGCCAGCAGCCCTGTGGCTCTGCTCCGCCGACGAAGAAGCATCTGCTCCTGA